In the genome of Sinorhizobium chiapasense, the window GCGAGGCAAGAATGTGCGTATACGTTGCAGCTGGATCAGAACGGGTTGATATAGTTCGTGATCGCGATCTGCCGGAGCAATACACGGCGGACCACGTGCGCGGGCTTGACCCGGTCGGTGAAGATCGCCGCGTCGCCGGTGGCGCCGGCCGGCAGGCGGTTGGCGAAATCCTGGTCGTCCAGCTTCACCCGAACGATGAAGGGCACGCTCTCGATCGTCGTCGGCGCGACCGCCGTCCCGGATGTCTGCGTCTGCCCCGTGGCAACGGCCTGCAGGACGCTTTCGACCGTGCCGGTGTAAACCTCGCCGGGCGCGAACTTGAACGTCGCCTCCACCGGTTGCCCGGGTGCGATATAGCGCGCGTCGATCTGGGGGATTTCGACGCCGATGATCGTCTCGGACGTGTCGATGAACGCCATCACCGGCGACAGCGGCAGGTTGGAAACACGCGCGCCCTTCCGGAGCGCCAGATTGGTCACGTAACCGTCGGCCGGCGCGCGGACCGTCGTCTTGTCGAGATCCCAGCGGGCATTGGTGATCTGCGCCCTGAGATTGTCGACCTCGGCCTGCCGCTGCTGCACGTCGAAGGCCGGGCCGGCCCCGGTCGTCTGCAGTTGCGTCGTCTGCGCCAGCCGCAGTTCCTGGAACTTCAACTCCGCCTCGAGCGCCTCGACCTTCGATTGGTAAGGCACGGGATCGATACGGAACAGCACGTCGCCGGCCTTGAGCGGCGCGTTCGCCGCCACTGGCACGTCGACGACCTCGCCCGCGACATTCGGCACGATGCCGACCGAATTGCGCACGACCAGCGCCAAGCCTTGCGGCGCGCCCCAGTTCATCGGGATGAACAGGCCAACCAGCAGAAGGAACAGCACTAGGATCGGCGAGATCTTCCAGAACAGGTTGAATGGGATGATCCCGAACTTCACCAGGCAGAACAGGAGGACGAGATAGACATTGAGGAGGACGACGATCATGGCCGCCGCTCCCTTGCGGCCGATGCCGGGACATCGACATAGGCCCAGATCAGCACAATCGGCCAGAGCACGAAGCCGAAGAACAGCGTCACCCACCCACCGACGGTGACTGCTTCTGCCCAGGGATGGTTGCGCCGTTTCGCGATCATGCCCGGCAGCATGGCGAGGAAGACGATCACGAAGACCGTGCTCAACACGAGCACGATCAGCACGATCCAGGCAAAGATGTCGATCATGCTCACGGCCGCCCTCCTTCCTCTGTCGGAGACACGATACGAAGTCCGGGACCGAGTGATGAAGTACGTTACTGTTAAAATTCGGCCCAGGACGTCTGGCCTACAGCGCCGGGTTTCTTAACAGACGCGCCGCGTCTGTAGCACTTTCAGCCGTAGAGATATTCCGGCAGCCAGAGCGTCATGCCGGGCCAGAGATACATGATGATCATGCAGAGGATGACGATCAGCATGTAGGGCATCATGCCGGCGAAGATCTGGTTCAGGGTGACGTGCGGCGGCGACACGCCCTTCAGATAGTAGGCCGACATCGCGACCGGCGGCGACAGGAAGGCCGCCTGCAGGTTGACGAAGACGAGCACGCCCCAGAGCACCGGGTCGATGTCGAAGTGCCTCAGCATCGGCAGGAAGATCGGCACGAAGATGATGATGATTTCGGTCCATTCGAGCGGCCAGCCGAGGAGGAAGATGATCGCCTGCGACAGGATCATGAACTGAACGGGCGTGAGGTCGAGTGCGAGCACCCATTGCTCGATCAGCGCCTGTCCGCCGAGGATGGCGAAGACGGCGGAGAAAAGCGCCGAGCCGACGAAGAGCCAGCAGACCATGGCCGTGGTCTTCGCCGTCAGGAACACCGCCTCCTTGGTGCGTTTCCAGTTGAGCGTGCGCGCCTGGAAGGCAAGCAGGAAGGCGCCGGCGGCGCCGACCGCCGCGGACTCCGTTGCGGTCGTGATGCCGAACAGGATGACGGCGAGCACGAGGACGGTGAGGATGGCAAGCGGCATGACGGAGGAGACGAGCAGCTTCATCACCTGCAGCCGCTCGGCGCTCATGTTGCGGTAATAGCGGAGGAGCACCACGGTCGCGATCGCGGCCGCGATACCGAAGGACACATAGAAAGCCGTCGTCGGCCCGTTGACGACGGCCGGCCCGGCATCGGCGGCGGGCGCGCCGAGCTGTTCCAGCCCCTCCGGCGCTTCCGTCTCGGCGGAAGCCTGCGGATGGATGACGGCATACCACCAGACGAGTGCCAGGGTGAAGGCCGTCAGCGAGAAGGGCACAAGCGCCGCGCCGAAATTCTTGACGAGCCGCCAATAGGTCAGCCGCCCCTCGCCCGTCTCCAGCGCCAGCGCCCTCGCCGGCGAGACCAGGGCGCGGAAAAGCCCGGCCAGCATGTTCGGGGAGTAGGCCGTTTGGAGGCTGCGCATCCAGGAGGCGACCGGAACCCGCGTCTGCTCCTCGGGCAAAGCCGGCGCGATCTTCGGATTGATCGCCGCCCAGCCGAGAATGTAGGCGAGATAGAGGAACGACAGGAAGAAGCCCGGCAGCATCGTCGCGGCATAGAGCTTGACCACGGACTGCCCCGCCACCGCCGCATAGACGATGATCATCACCGAGGGCGGGATGAGAATGCCGAGCGTGCCGCCCGCAGTGATCACCCCGGAGGCGAGCTTCACGTCATAGCCGGCGCGCAGCATCGGGTTCATGGCGATCACCCCCATCAACACCACCACGGCGCCGACGAGGCCGCTGGCGATGCCCCAGAAAGTGCAGACGATCAGCGTCGCGACGGCGAGCGACGCCGGCAACCGCCGGAAGGAAAGCTGGATGCTGTAGAACATCTTGTCGACGAGCGCACCGCGCTCCATCACGTAGCCCATCAGCACGAAGAGCGGGATCGAGATCAGCACGTCGTTGGTCATCGCCCCATAGGTGCGCTGGACCATCAGGTCGAAGACGCGGTTGTCGATCCAGTGCTCGGCCGGATTGTAGAAGGCGTAGAAGCCGAAGAGCATGCCGAGCCCCATCAGCGTGAAGGCGGTCGGAAAGCCCATGATGATGACGACGACGATGAGCATCAGCATCGTCAGTCCCAGAAACTGATCGCTCACGGTTCGATCTCTCCCCCCATTCCCCGCTGCCGGGCCGCCTTTTCGATGTTCTGCGCCCGTTCGATCGCCGCTTCGCGGGCTTCCAGGTCGACATATTCGCTGTGGGCGAGCTGCTCGGCGACCACGTCGATCTCCTCGACGTCGCGCAGCCGCTCCGGCCACTCCCCGGTTCTGAGGCACAGGATACAGCGAACGATCTCCGCGAGCCCCTGCAGCATCACCAGCGCGCCCGCGATCGGGATGACCGTCTTGAAGTGGTAGATCGGCGGACCTTCCGCCGTCACGGTCGAATGCTCGCCGATCCGCCACGACAGCGCCGCATAGTCGTAGCCGGCATAGACGAGCGCTGCGACGCCTGGCAGGAAGAACAGGATGTAGAGCAAAAGATCGAGCGCCGCCTGCGTGCGGGGCTTAAGCGAACTATAGAGGAAATCGCCGCGCACATGGGCGTTCTGCGCCAGCGCATAGGCGCCGGCAAGCATGAACAGCGTGCCGTAGAACATGTTGCTGGCGTCGAAGATCCACGCTGTCGGCATGTTGAGGATGTAGCGCTTGAAGACCTCGACGCAGACGAGCGTCATCAGGCCGATGATCAGCCAGGCGGCGGCCTTCCCGATCCAGACGCTGATCGCATCGACCCTCAGGAGAAAATGCTGAACGTTCACCCCGCGCCTCCCACCGGCGGCAGACGCGGCCGTGGCCGCATCACCGCTCTATCTTTATTGCAATCGGTGACG includes:
- a CDS encoding TRAP transporter large permease; this encodes MSDQFLGLTMLMLIVVVIIMGFPTAFTLMGLGMLFGFYAFYNPAEHWIDNRVFDLMVQRTYGAMTNDVLISIPLFVLMGYVMERGALVDKMFYSIQLSFRRLPASLAVATLIVCTFWGIASGLVGAVVVLMGVIAMNPMLRAGYDVKLASGVITAGGTLGILIPPSVMIIVYAAVAGQSVVKLYAATMLPGFFLSFLYLAYILGWAAINPKIAPALPEEQTRVPVASWMRSLQTAYSPNMLAGLFRALVSPARALALETGEGRLTYWRLVKNFGAALVPFSLTAFTLALVWWYAVIHPQASAETEAPEGLEQLGAPAADAGPAVVNGPTTAFYVSFGIAAAIATVVLLRYYRNMSAERLQVMKLLVSSVMPLAILTVLVLAVILFGITTATESAAVGAAGAFLLAFQARTLNWKRTKEAVFLTAKTTAMVCWLFVGSALFSAVFAILGGQALIEQWVLALDLTPVQFMILSQAIIFLLGWPLEWTEIIIIFVPIFLPMLRHFDIDPVLWGVLVFVNLQAAFLSPPVAMSAYYLKGVSPPHVTLNQIFAGMMPYMLIVILCMIIMYLWPGMTLWLPEYLYG
- a CDS encoding TRAP transporter small permease subunit, producing MNVQHFLLRVDAISVWIGKAAAWLIIGLMTLVCVEVFKRYILNMPTAWIFDASNMFYGTLFMLAGAYALAQNAHVRGDFLYSSLKPRTQAALDLLLYILFFLPGVAALVYAGYDYAALSWRIGEHSTVTAEGPPIYHFKTVIPIAGALVMLQGLAEIVRCILCLRTGEWPERLRDVEEIDVVAEQLAHSEYVDLEAREAAIERAQNIEKAARQRGMGGEIEP
- a CDS encoding DUF3302 domain-containing protein, with translation MSMIDIFAWIVLIVLVLSTVFVIVFLAMLPGMIAKRRNHPWAEAVTVGGWVTLFFGFVLWPIVLIWAYVDVPASAARERRP
- a CDS encoding HlyD family secretion protein, translated to MIVVLLNVYLVLLFCLVKFGIIPFNLFWKISPILVLFLLLVGLFIPMNWGAPQGLALVVRNSVGIVPNVAGEVVDVPVAANAPLKAGDVLFRIDPVPYQSKVEALEAELKFQELRLAQTTQLQTTGAGPAFDVQQRQAEVDNLRAQITNARWDLDKTTVRAPADGYVTNLALRKGARVSNLPLSPVMAFIDTSETIIGVEIPQIDARYIAPGQPVEATFKFAPGEVYTGTVESVLQAVATGQTQTSGTAVAPTTIESVPFIVRVKLDDQDFANRLPAGATGDAAIFTDRVKPAHVVRRVLLRQIAITNYINPF